The proteins below come from a single Leptospira levettii genomic window:
- a CDS encoding nucleotidyltransferase family protein, whose protein sequence is MNKPKIIIMSGGRGKRLGEITEKVPKPLVKIGNQTILRMKYENYYKQGFQDFIFCIGYKGEMIRNEVQCFEKQGQIEFSDSGEEAGILKRLQVALPLMTERIILTYGDTFTDLDLDDLVSKHLESKCEATIVVAPIQNPFGLVDFDSKNLVTSFKEKPVLNYYIGYAVIEKTAFDYIPDKIFNLPDGQGLVTFYKMLIAIEKLNSYFHKGLQITFNTEDELKVAKKQLIQFYTST, encoded by the coding sequence ATGAATAAACCAAAGATAATCATCATGTCTGGGGGACGAGGCAAACGACTTGGGGAAATAACTGAAAAAGTTCCAAAACCACTCGTAAAAATAGGAAATCAAACTATATTAAGAATGAAATATGAAAATTATTATAAACAAGGTTTTCAAGATTTTATTTTTTGTATCGGTTATAAAGGTGAAATGATTCGCAATGAAGTTCAGTGTTTTGAAAAGCAGGGGCAGATTGAATTTTCAGATTCTGGTGAGGAAGCAGGTATTTTGAAACGTTTGCAAGTTGCATTGCCGCTAATGACAGAGAGAATTATTTTAACTTATGGAGATACATTTACTGATTTGGATTTAGATGATCTTGTATCTAAGCATCTAGAAAGTAAGTGTGAAGCAACTATTGTAGTAGCTCCTATACAGAATCCATTTGGTTTAGTAGACTTTGATAGTAAAAATCTGGTGACTAGTTTTAAAGAAAAGCCAGTGTTGAATTATTATATTGGATATGCGGTTATTGAAAAGACTGCTTTTGATTATATTCCAGATAAAATTTTTAATTTACCAGATGGTCAGGGATTAGTTACTTTTTATAAAATGTTAATTGCAATTGAGAAATTAAATTCTTATTTTCATAAAGGATTGCAGATAACTTTCAATACTGAAGATGAATTAAAAGTTGCAAAAAAGCAACTTATACAATTCTACACATCAACTTAG
- a CDS encoding NAD-dependent epimerase/dehydratase family protein, producing the protein MGKRILVTGGSGFIGSHLTKKLFSLGEEVTVMVKYKSLIDNVRLSPIWDQIEVIEADLKNIDSLRQLNGRKFDHIYHMAAYNHVGDSFLHVNEALLANAVGTANLLEYVNDFEKFLYMSTSEVYGYQTSVPFQEDMIPFPVSPYSVGKYAGELYARMKEHQTGKRIITVRAFNTFGPYQSDRAVIPELIIKCLRGLPIETTKGIQTREFNYVENIVDGLISAMNSEYKYDGTFNIGSNREIAIKDLVKMIHTACNSKSELRIGALQDRPTEIWRMCADNSKALDLFQWKAEISFEDGLQKTVEWFKKYIAVFYDKDSNLNLL; encoded by the coding sequence ATGGGAAAGCGTATATTAGTTACAGGTGGTTCTGGATTTATCGGTTCGCATCTTACAAAGAAATTATTTTCATTAGGTGAAGAAGTCACCGTTATGGTGAAGTATAAAAGTTTAATTGATAATGTTAGGCTAAGTCCAATATGGGATCAGATAGAAGTTATCGAAGCTGATTTAAAGAATATCGATTCATTAAGACAATTGAATGGAAGAAAATTCGATCATATTTACCATATGGCCGCTTATAATCACGTGGGTGATAGTTTTCTGCATGTAAACGAAGCGCTACTGGCAAATGCTGTTGGAACAGCTAATTTGTTGGAATATGTAAATGACTTTGAGAAATTTTTATATATGTCTACTTCTGAGGTTTATGGTTATCAAACTAGTGTGCCATTCCAAGAGGATATGATTCCATTCCCAGTTTCGCCTTACTCGGTAGGAAAGTATGCCGGTGAGTTATATGCTAGAATGAAAGAGCATCAGACCGGCAAAAGAATCATAACGGTTAGAGCATTTAATACCTTTGGTCCTTACCAGAGTGATCGCGCAGTAATTCCTGAACTTATAATTAAATGTTTACGTGGTCTTCCGATTGAAACGACTAAGGGTATTCAAACTCGAGAATTCAATTATGTAGAAAACATAGTCGATGGTCTTATTTCTGCGATGAACAGTGAGTATAAATATGATGGAACTTTTAACATTGGCTCTAATAGGGAAATCGCAATTAAAGATCTTGTTAAGATGATACATACTGCATGTAATTCTAAGTCAGAGTTAAGAATTGGTGCTTTACAGGATAGGCCAACTGAAATTTGGAGAATGTGTGCTGATAACAGTAAAGCATTAGATCTTTTTCAGTGGAAAGCTGAGATAAGTTTTGAAGATGGGCTTCAAAAGACAGTAGAATGGTTTAAAAAATATATTGCTGTATTTTACGATAAAGATTCTAATTTAAATTTATTATAA
- a CDS encoding glycosyltransferase family 2 protein, translating to MISVISPIFNEEDNIVELCDRLVNALKETKEDYEILLVENGSWDNSLKIIKEQRAKNNRIKFVSLSRNFGHQGGIMAGIYHAKGDVVISLDGDLQHPPELIPEMIELWKKGYDVVFTIKKGKVEHDDWRFIPSRIFYKLMNFFSDVKLSYGQSDFRLMDRRVVEVIKLIPERNMFLRGIVEWVGFKQIGIKYNTLPRSKGESKFRIGNYVRFAFDGIFSFSILPLRFMLYSGLFIASLCVIYIIFICAIFLLRINDLISFIPPGWGSLAVGLLFFGSVQLICAGILGEYIGRIYSQVKQRPDFIVKSTSDEKG from the coding sequence ATGATATCTGTAATTTCTCCAATATTTAATGAAGAAGATAATATAGTCGAATTATGTGATCGGCTAGTTAATGCCTTGAAGGAAACCAAGGAAGATTATGAAATCCTTTTGGTAGAAAACGGAAGTTGGGATAATTCATTAAAAATCATAAAGGAACAAAGAGCAAAAAACAATAGAATAAAGTTTGTAAGTCTATCGCGCAATTTTGGCCACCAAGGTGGGATTATGGCCGGCATATATCATGCAAAAGGTGACGTAGTAATATCACTAGATGGAGATTTACAACATCCTCCTGAACTTATACCCGAAATGATAGAATTATGGAAAAAAGGTTATGATGTTGTTTTTACTATTAAGAAAGGTAAAGTAGAACATGATGATTGGAGATTTATTCCTTCAAGAATTTTTTATAAGTTAATGAATTTCTTTTCAGATGTTAAGCTTTCTTATGGTCAATCGGACTTTCGATTAATGGATCGGAGGGTTGTTGAAGTTATAAAGCTTATACCGGAAAGAAATATGTTTTTGCGAGGTATTGTAGAATGGGTCGGTTTCAAACAAATTGGCATTAAATATAATACTTTGCCAAGATCCAAAGGAGAATCTAAATTTCGTATCGGGAATTATGTAAGATTTGCATTTGATGGTATATTTTCTTTTTCGATACTGCCATTAAGATTTATGTTATACTCGGGATTATTTATAGCTTCCTTGTGTGTAATTTATATTATTTTCATATGTGCAATATTTTTATTAAGAATTAATGATCTAATATCGTTTATCCCTCCTGGTTGGGGATCACTTGCGGTAGGTTTATTATTTTTCGGATCAGTGCAATTGATTTGCGCGGGAATTTTAGGTGAATATATTGGAAGAATCTATTCACAAGTTAAGCAAAGACCAGATTTCATAGTAAAATCAACATCTGACGAGAAAGGTTAA
- a CDS encoding class I SAM-dependent methyltransferase — MVELFLKNFPKKRIKLPDQYMEIYEKEYIINRTGSSIFNKIALYLESWMHRKVASCTENVSDVLELGAGSLNHLKYESRFKHYDVIEPFKELLNESKQSKTVRSIFSDISEVDKKQKYDKILSVAVLEHLLDLPKQVFHSCIRLAKGGTFVAGIPSEGALLWYLAYKYGTGTGFKIRTGLDYELFMKYEHVNNAHEIESVVRYFFRNVVVYRFPFPFFHFSLYSVIVAKEVNEESLAEYSKLSMESIY, encoded by the coding sequence ATGGTTGAATTATTTCTAAAAAACTTCCCTAAGAAAAGAATAAAATTGCCAGATCAGTACATGGAAATTTATGAGAAGGAATACATTATCAATAGGACTGGTTCTTCAATATTTAATAAAATTGCATTATATTTGGAAAGTTGGATGCATCGAAAAGTTGCGTCTTGTACGGAAAATGTAAGTGATGTTTTAGAATTAGGTGCAGGATCTTTGAATCATTTGAAATATGAATCTAGGTTTAAACATTATGATGTAATTGAGCCTTTTAAGGAATTATTGAATGAGTCAAAACAGAGTAAAACAGTAAGATCTATTTTCTCAGACATTTCAGAAGTGGATAAGAAGCAAAAATATGACAAAATTCTATCTGTAGCTGTTCTTGAGCATTTGTTGGATTTACCTAAGCAAGTTTTTCATTCATGTATTCGTTTAGCAAAAGGTGGAACTTTTGTCGCAGGAATACCTAGTGAAGGTGCTTTGTTATGGTATCTTGCATATAAATATGGAACTGGAACTGGATTTAAAATTCGAACTGGACTTGATTACGAATTGTTTATGAAGTATGAACATGTAAACAATGCTCATGAAATTGAATCAGTAGTTAGATATTTTTTTAGAAATGTAGTAGTTTATCGATTCCCTTTTCCATTTTTTCATTTTAGCTTGTATTCGGTAATTGTAGCGAAGGAAGTCAATGAGGAATCTTTAGCAGAATATTCAAAGTTAAGTATGGAAAGCATATATTGA
- a CDS encoding NAD-dependent epimerase/dehydratase family protein — MSILITGSTGFIGSHLVSSLRKKNYKISEYVGDIRNISKFVQKFDTVVHLASATGNIQMQRNRKDGFDINVIGTAEVLEYCNKMNASLIFASTCGVYGETTADSLLREDMELNPLGDYAMSKFLAEELCRRSQLTSQSKNCVVLRLFNVYGRGQRKGFLIPDILESVESGGKLKLRNPNAVRDFVYVNDCVNAIILSLNLKGFHILNISSAKAVSNIELVRVMESILNRPILVEVSSSNEHIGYSIGDNGLAANILNWHPTFDLYQGLSEILKYEK, encoded by the coding sequence TTGAGTATCCTAATAACAGGGTCGACTGGATTCATTGGCTCTCATCTAGTATCTTCATTAAGAAAAAAAAATTATAAAATTTCTGAATATGTTGGTGATATTCGGAATATTTCTAAGTTCGTTCAGAAATTCGATACTGTAGTTCATTTGGCCTCAGCAACTGGTAATATTCAAATGCAACGAAATAGAAAGGATGGATTTGATATAAATGTTATAGGTACTGCTGAAGTTTTAGAATATTGCAATAAAATGAATGCTTCATTAATTTTTGCTTCAACATGTGGAGTGTATGGAGAAACAACTGCAGATTCTCTTTTGAGAGAGGACATGGAATTAAATCCATTAGGCGATTATGCAATGTCAAAATTTTTGGCAGAAGAGTTATGTAGACGCTCCCAACTAACATCGCAATCAAAAAATTGTGTTGTTTTGAGATTATTCAATGTTTATGGAAGAGGGCAAAGAAAAGGTTTTTTAATTCCAGATATACTTGAATCAGTTGAATCAGGTGGTAAATTAAAACTTCGAAATCCAAATGCAGTACGGGATTTTGTTTATGTGAATGATTGTGTCAATGCAATTATTCTTTCTCTTAATTTGAAAGGTTTCCACATATTAAATATATCGTCAGCTAAGGCGGTAAGCAACATAGAACTAGTAAGAGTAATGGAAAGTATATTGAATAGACCTATTTTAGTAGAAGTATCTTCTTCGAATGAACACATAGGATATTCAATCGGTGATAATGGACTGGCAGCGAATATATTAAATTGGCACCCTACCTTTGATTTATATCAAGGGTTATCTGAAATATTAAAGTATGAAAAGTAA